Proteins encoded within one genomic window of Chiloscyllium punctatum isolate Juve2018m chromosome 7, sChiPun1.3, whole genome shotgun sequence:
- the LOC140480071 gene encoding large ribosomal subunit protein uL18A, whose amino-acid sequence MGFVKVVKSKAYFKRYQVKFRRRREGKTDYYARKRLVVQDKNKYNTPKYRMIVRFTNRDIICQIAYAKIEGDIIVCAAYGHELPKYGIKVGLTNYAASYCTGLLLARRLLTKFGLDKIYEGQVQATGDEYNVESIDGKPSAFTCYLDAGLARTTTGNKVFGALKGAVDGGLSIPHSTKRFPGYDSESKEFNPEVHRKHIFGLNIAEYMRYLMDEDEDAYKKQFSQYTKHGVTADKIEELYKKAHAAIRQNPVHEKKPKREVKKKRWNRPKMSLAQRKDRVAQKKASFLRAQEQNGDS is encoded by the exons GGATTTGTTAAAGTTGTGAAAAGCAAGGCGTACTTCAAGCGATATCAAGTGAAGTTCAGGAGGAGGAGAG AGGGAAAGACTGATTACTATGCACGAAAACGCTTGGTGGTACAGGATAAAAACAAGTACAATACCCCAAAATATCGGATGATTGTACGATTCACCAACCGGGACATCATATGCCAG ATTGCGTATGCCAAAATTGAGGGTGATATCATTGTTTGTGCTGCCTATGGCCATGAATTACCCAAATATGGCATAAAAGTTGGGCTCACCAACTATGCTGCATCCTATTGCACTGGTCTGCTGCTTGCCCGCAGG CTGCTGACCAAATTTGGGTTGGACAAGATCTATGAGGGTCAGGTGCAAGCGACTGGTGATGAGTACAATGTAGAAAGCATTGATGGAAAGCCTAGTGCTTTCACCTGCTATCTtgatgctggccttgccagaaCCACCACAGGCAACAAAGTCTTTGGAGCTTTGAAAGGTGCAGTTGATGGTGGCCTGTCTATTCCACATAG CACCAAGCGATTTCCTGGATATGACTCTGAAAGCAAGGAATTCAATCCTGAAGTTCATCGTAAACACATCTTTGGGTTGAATATAGCAGAATACATGCGCTACCTAATGGATGAGGATGAGGATGCCTACAAGAAACAATTTTCTCAGTACACCAAGCATGGAGTCACAGCGGACAAG ATAGAAGAATTGTACAAGAAAGCTCATGCTGCTATCAGACAAAATCCTGTTCATGAGAAGAAGCCAAAGAGAGAAGTCAAGAAAAAGAG GTGGAATCGTCCTAAGATGTCCTTAGCACAGAGAAAGGATCGTGTTGCTCAAAAGAAGGCCAGCTTCCTCAGGGCACAGGAACAGAATGGCGATAGTTGA